One window of Candidatus Curtissbacteria bacterium genomic DNA carries:
- the radA gene encoding DNA repair protein RadA, with the protein MKSHSEFVCQQCGYKSASFLGRCPQCGEWNSLVESVDSASGQRLDTLNIKVEESLVRLSAVKAQNLPRITSGFGEFDRVLGGGIVPGSIVLISGDPGIGKSTLLLQSAMAIAKDSEGSSAKSAKSKKVPNGDPGPSVLYVTGEESAHQVKLRADRIAKVPDGLYILPQTDVDVVVGVSEKVDPKLLIIDSIQTLTTSRLNGSAGSVGQVRESAQTLQSHAKSKGIPIIIVGHVTKEGSVAGPKVLEHLVDAVLNLEGDGMHAFRILRCNKNRFGSTYEVGVFEMTDAGMEEVANPSKIFLAQRIEKRPGSVVASTITGDRPILAEVQSLVTPTMFGIPTRRATGLDFSRVQIVIAALSKAANLTLGNLDIYVNVAGGLRIIEPAADLSVALAIVSAAQDMPVRENVCAFGEVGLLGELRPVSGSVNRMSEAKRLGFSDFITPDRFKSLEAAISYAIHGD; encoded by the coding sequence ATGAAGAGTCATTCGGAGTTTGTATGTCAGCAATGCGGTTACAAGTCAGCCTCGTTTTTGGGCAGGTGTCCTCAATGTGGGGAGTGGAACAGCCTTGTTGAGTCTGTGGACTCGGCTTCAGGGCAAAGACTAGACACTTTAAATATTAAAGTTGAAGAAAGCCTGGTTCGACTTTCCGCTGTTAAAGCTCAAAACCTTCCTCGGATTACTTCTGGTTTTGGTGAGTTTGACAGGGTGTTGGGAGGGGGAATTGTTCCTGGCTCGATTGTTCTTATTTCTGGTGATCCAGGGATCGGGAAGAGTACACTTTTGTTGCAGTCTGCAATGGCAATTGCTAAAGACTCGGAGGGGTCGAGTGCTAAAAGCGCCAAGAGTAAAAAAGTACCCAATGGTGATCCTGGTCCGTCAGTTCTCTACGTAACAGGCGAAGAATCTGCGCATCAAGTGAAGCTGAGGGCGGATAGGATAGCCAAGGTTCCCGACGGTCTTTATATTTTGCCTCAAACAGACGTGGACGTGGTTGTGGGAGTTTCCGAAAAGGTCGATCCGAAGCTACTTATTATAGATTCAATTCAAACGCTGACCACTTCGAGGCTGAATGGTTCTGCAGGGAGCGTGGGGCAAGTTCGTGAATCTGCTCAAACTCTACAGTCTCACGCAAAGTCTAAGGGAATTCCAATCATTATAGTCGGCCACGTTACTAAGGAGGGAAGTGTTGCGGGCCCAAAGGTGCTCGAACATTTAGTCGATGCGGTTTTGAACCTGGAAGGGGATGGGATGCACGCGTTCAGGATCCTAAGGTGCAACAAAAATAGGTTTGGGTCTACATACGAGGTTGGTGTTTTTGAAATGACTGATGCTGGCATGGAAGAAGTCGCTAATCCTTCGAAGATATTTCTGGCTCAGCGAATCGAAAAGAGGCCAGGGAGCGTCGTTGCATCGACTATTACGGGTGACAGGCCGATTCTTGCGGAGGTTCAAAGCCTTGTTACGCCTACTATGTTTGGAATTCCAACTAGAAGAGCGACGGGTTTGGACTTTTCTCGAGTTCAAATCGTTATCGCTGCGCTTTCTAAGGCTGCGAATTTGACGCTTGGGAACTTGGATATTTACGTTAACGTAGCGGGGGGACTGCGGATAATTGAGCCTGCGGCTGACCTTTCTGTTGCGCTTGCTATCGTGTCTGCTGCCCAGGACATGCCTGTTCGGGAAAACGTTTGCGCCTTCGGTGAAGTAGGACTTTTAGGTGAGTTGAGGCCAGTTTCTGGGTCAGTAAACAGGATGAGTGAAGCCAAAAGGCTGGGTTTTTCTGATTTTATTACACCTGATAGGTTCAAAAGTTTAGAGGCTGCGATTAGTTACGCAATACATGGAGATTAA
- a CDS encoding four helix bundle protein → MKYDLEERTALFGERIINLCKKAPKNVVTVPIIGQLVRSGTSMGANYCEANGASSRKDFRNKIRICKKETIETKYWLRMLPKASEKVADDCRELWKEARELTLIFSKIASSSK, encoded by the coding sequence ATGAAATATGACTTAGAAGAAAGAACGGCATTATTCGGAGAACGGATTATTAATTTATGTAAAAAAGCTCCTAAAAATGTTGTTACGGTTCCGATAATAGGCCAACTAGTTCGCTCCGGTACAAGTATGGGGGCGAACTATTGTGAAGCTAACGGAGCTTCAAGCAGAAAGGATTTCAGAAACAAAATACGTATCTGTAAAAAGGAGACTATCGAGACTAAATACTGGTTAAGGATGCTACCAAAAGCTTCAGAGAAAGTGGCAGATGATTGTCGCGAATTATGGAAAGAAGCCCGAGAGCTTACCTTGATATTTTCAAAAATAGCGTCCAGTTCAAAATAA